In the Helianthus annuus cultivar XRQ/B chromosome 11, HanXRQr2.0-SUNRISE, whole genome shotgun sequence genome, one interval contains:
- the LOC110889069 gene encoding G-box-binding factor 4, which translates to MASSKFMSSSTSINSDLIRRNSSSTNNMTVDGHQPPAADTPAAASSKSVDDVWKEFVAGRSLKQEVPDEMMTLEDFLAKAGAVEEEDVKIPPPRLPSGSIFGFDNHPPNVNVDGFGIGAEEVGGRGKRRAILETLDKAAQQRQRRMIKNRESAARSRERKQAYQAELESLAVKLEEENETLMKVKTEQARKRYKQLMDNIIPVTEKQKPRRYVLRKVRSMEW; encoded by the exons ATGGCTTCTTCTAAGTTTATGTCTTCTTCCACTTCCATAAATTCGGATCTTATCAGACGTAATTCTTCTTCCACAAATAACATGACCGTTGACGGCCACCAACCACCTGCGGCAGATACCCCCG CAGCGGCTTCATCGAAGAGTGTGGACGATGTTTGGAAGGAGTTTGTGGCGGGGCGTAGTCTTAAGCAGGAAGTGCCGGATGAGATGATGACGCTCGAGGATTTCTTGGCCAAGGCAGGTGCAGTTGAGGAAGAAGATGTTAAAATTCCACCTCCACGTTTACCGAGTGGATCGATTTTCGGTTTTGATAATCATCCGCCAAACGTCAATGTGGATGGGTTTGGTATTGGAGCGGAAGAGGTAGGAGGGAGAGGGAAAAGAAGAGCAATCTTGGAGACGTTAGATAAGGCTGCTCAGCAGAGGCAAAGAAGGATGATTAAGAATCGCGAGTCGGCTGCAAGGTCTAGAGAACGCAAACAG GCATACCAAGCTGAATTGGAATCTTTAGCAGTGAAATTGGAAGAAGAGAACGAGACATTAATGAAAGTAAAG ACGGAGCAGGCTAGAAAAAGGTATAAGCAG CTGATGGACAACATAATTCCAGTTACAGAGAAACAAAAACCAAGACGATATGTGCTCAGGAAAGTCCGATCCATGGAGTGGTAA
- the LOC110891543 gene encoding ABC transporter E family member 2 — protein sequence MVMHPRSIGTKTLFDADAFWAGKLCIEVTSQSKVAYISEELCIGCGICVKKCPFNAIEIINLPKDLDKDTTHRYGANTFKLHRLPVPRPRQVLGLVGTNGIGKSTALKVLAGKLKPNLGRFNAITKPQYVDHIPKAVQGNVGQVLDQKDKRDVKAELCVDLELNQVIDRNVGDLSGGELQRFAIAIVAIQNAEIYMFDKPSSYLDVKQRLKAAQVIRSFLRPNSYVIVVEHDLSVLDYLSDFICCLYGKPGACGVVTLPFSVREGINIFLEGYVPTENLRFRNEFLTFKVAETPQESAEEIETYAHYKYPTMSKTQDGFKLKVVEGEFTDSQIIVMLGENGTGKTTFIRMLPDTVEGSETEIPEFNISYKPQKISPKFPNSVRHLLHQKIHDSYMHPQIVSDVMKPLQIEQLTDQEVVNLSGGELQRVALCLCLGKPADIYLIDEPSAYLDSEQRIVASKVIKRFILHAKKTAFVVEHDFIMATYLADRVIVYEGTPSVDCVANAPQSLLTGMNLFLSVSLTIGPTKRFISFDSYLPFDMLEINIDYIDHHKEVC from the exons ATGGTTATGCATCCAAGATCTATTGGTACAAAGACACTTTTTGATGCTGATGCTTTTTGGGCAGGTAAGCTATGTATTGAGGTCACTTCTCAATCAAAGGTAGCGTATATCTCTGAGGAGCTTTGCATAGGGTGTGGTATATGTGTTAAG AAATGCCCTTTTAATGCAATTGAGATCATCAATTTACCAAAAGATTTGGATAAAGATACAACTCATCGTTATGGGGCCAACACCTTCAAATTGCACAGGTTGCCTGTCCCGAGGCCTAGGCAAGTTCTCGGTTTGGTTGGAACAAATGGAATCGGAAAGTCTACAGCTCTCAAAGTTTTGGCTGGAAAGTTGAAACCCAATTTGGGCCGTTTTAAT GCAATCACAAAGCCACAGTATGTTGATCACATTCCAAAAGCAGTTCAAGGGAATGTTGGACAGGTACTTGACCAGAAAGATAAGAGAGATGTTAAGGCAGAGCTTTGTGTAGACCTTGAGCTGAATCAGGTTATTGATCGTAATGTTGGCGATTTGTCTGGAGGGGAGCTTCAAAGGTTTGCAATTGCCATTGTTGCCATACAGAATGCTGAGATTTATATGTTTGATAAGCCCTCAAGTTATCTTGATGTCAAACAAAGGCTTAAAGCTGCTCAAGTTATCAGATCTTTTCTTAGACCTAACAG CTACGTGATTGTTGTGGAGCACGATTTGAGTGTGCTTGATTACCTATCAGACTTCATTTGCTGTCTCTATGGGAAGCCTGGTGCATGTGGTGTTGTGACACTACCCTTCTCTGTCAGAGAAGGAATTAATATCTTTTTGGAAGGGTATGTGCCCACAGAAAACCTTCGTTTTCGTAACGAATTTCTTACATTTAAg GTAGCTGAAACACCACAGGAGAGTGCTGAAGAAATTGAAACATATGCACACTATAAGTACCCAACTATGTCTAAAACACAAGATGGTTTCAAACTTAAAGTGGTTGAGGGTGAGTTCACGGACTCTCAGATCATAGTAATGCTTGGTGAAAATGGAACAGGAAAGACCACGTTTATTCGTATGCTG CCTGATACCGTAGAAGGCTCTGAGACGGAGATACCTGAGTTTAATATCTCGTACAAACCTCAAAAGATCAGTCCCAAGTTCCCTAATTCAGTCAGGCATTTGTTACATCAAAAGATTCATGACTCGTATATGCACCCTCAGATTGTTTCTGATGTCATGAAGCCTCTTCAAATCGAGCAGTTAACGGATCAAGAAGTCGTCAATCTTTCTGGTGGTGAATTGCAAAGAGTTGCTTTGTGCTTGTGTCTTGGCAAG CCTGCGGATATTTACCTGATAGATGAACCAAGTGCATATCTTGATTCTGAGCAGCGTATTGTTGCTTCCAAAGTTATAAAGAGATTTATACTACACGCTAAAAAGACTGCATTTGTGGTTGAACATGATTTTATAATGGCAACTTACCTAGCAGATCGGGTGATTGTTTATGAAGGGACACCGTCTGTTGATTGTGTTGCAAATGCACCTCAGTCTTTGTTAACCGGTATGAATCTCTTTTTATCGGTAAGTCTCACCATTGGTCCAACTAAACGCTTTATCTCATTTGACTCGTATTTACCATTTGATATGTTAGAGATAAACATAGATTATATTGACCATCATAAGGAAGTTTGTTGA
- the LOC110889068 gene encoding uncharacterized protein LOC110889068, with protein sequence MDFKLDLKLPNEVDLSISKNEQVVVFASHQTDSMFILTSDLKKGGYERKDIKIEINEDGSRMTISGEKPNIRGFQKTFIIPEGVALDKVKARFDQDQSRLTIRMPKLVKGVVAGDGIQELKHPTPVPGKGVPSAGKQAENQNADEEIKQQDQKPKSQQDKNEEERKQQDPKPKSQQDPKPESQQEKAAETEKSSSSSTTTTIIAGSTLLMSLIVVFFGFIRSKNESTKKTN encoded by the exons ATGGATTTCAAACTGGATTTAAAACTCCCAAATGAAGTTGATCTCTCCATTTCCAAAAATGAACAAGTCGTCGTTTTCGCCTCTCACCAGACAGATTCCATGTTTATCCTCACGTCCGACCTTAAAAAAG GTGGCTATGAAAGAAAGGACATAAAGATTGAGATAAATGAGGATGGGAGTAGAATGACAATAAGTGGTGAAAAGCCCAACATTAGGGGATTCCAGAAAACCTTCATAATCCCAGAGGGGGTGGCTTTGGATAAAGTCAAGGCCAGGTTTGACCAAGACCAATCAAGGCTCACTATTCGGATGCCGAAATTGGTAAAAGGGGTGGTCGCTGGTGACGGGATTCAAGAACTCAAACATCCTACTCCTGTTCCTGGCAAGGGGGTCCCATCGGCAGGAAAACAAGCGGAAAATCAGAATGCAGACGAAGAAATAAAGCAGCAAGACCAGAAACCCAAAAGTCAACaagataaaaatgaagaagaaagaaaGCAGCAAGACCCAAAACCCAAAAGCCAGCAAGACCCGAAACCCGAAAGCCAACAAGAAAAGGCAGCGGAAACAGAAAAGAGTTCTTCTTCTTCCACTACTACTACTATAATAGCTGGATCAACGCTACTTATGTCTCTAATCGTTGTCTTTTTTGGCTTCATTCGCTCTAAAAATGAATCTACCAAGAAAACAAATTAA
- the LOC110889066 gene encoding DDT domain-containing protein PTM-like, with translation MDGTLICCDRCPSSYHSQCIGMMKLSIPEGEWYCPECTINRIGPVVTKTTSLRGAEFFGIDPYEQVFLGSCDHLLVMKASTSSGSHIHYYSSVDIPKVLQSLTSSAEYTALSLTPLE, from the exons ATGGATGGGACGTTAATTTGCTGCGATAGATGCCCGTCATCGTATCACTCCCAATGTATAGGAATGATGAAACTGTCTATTCCTGAAGGGGAGTGGTATTGTCCAGAGTGTACGATTAATAGAATCGGGCCGGTTGTTACCAAGACAACGTCCCTTAGAGGAGCTGAGTTTTTCGGGATTGATCCTTATGAGCAAGTGTTTTtgggctcttgtgatcatctgTTAGT GATGAAAGCTTCTACAAGTTCAGGCTCACATATTCATTACTATTCTTCCGTTGATATACCAAAAGTTTTGCAGTCACTTACTTCCTCGGCTGAGTATACAGCTTTATCCCTGACCCCATTGGAATAG